A window of Limanda limanda chromosome 4, fLimLim1.1, whole genome shotgun sequence genomic DNA:
caaattcaatcaagctgcacaacattcatagatatcagtcctttAAATGTGCCTAATTTTTTAGATAAAGATCCATTGTTTATTCCATGGGAAGTCTgtgaaaatgacaaagaaattgTCTATTATTAAAAGTATTAAGATATTCCTGGATCCACTTCTTTGTCAGGGTCTGTACCAAAATGTAACAGTTGTTCCTTGGCCAATTTCAAGATCTTTACCCATATTATGTAGAATCTGTAGTATTTGCAtattcctgctgacaaacaaacaaaccatacTAACCTAGTGGACAAGGACATATATAACCTCCATGAGCAGTGGTACTAAATgctccctgaccgggaatcgaaaccgggccgcggcggtgagagcgccgaatcctagccactagaccaccAGGGACATATTACCTAGTCAatgtaaacagtttttttatCTTATGTTCAGAGGTTACACACACGCTGAGATCTGTCCTCAAATagatgaataatgaataatgaagTCACCACTCACCTCAGTGATacacagtaaatataaataaaatgtgactcATAAATATGTAATTTCACTGTAATAATTCTAAGGTACTTAATGCTTTCATCTACTTCCACGTAGTGTCTGCAGTCACATTTGTTGCTGTGATCATATATCTGAGGGagcaaaaaaatacacatggCCTCTCAGAGCAGTGGCCCAGAGGAATGAGAACATACCCAGGGAGGGATCTGGGGGGGTGGTTTGTGAATCTGTTCCATTTATATTCCtgatgacaaacaaacataccATACAAACTGTGTGGACAGGGACATAAAACCCAGGATCATAAAAGTTTTAGGACAGGGCTTTCCTTAATATTAtgagcgccgaatcctagccactagaccaccAGGGAGTCAAAAACTATTTTGGCAGCACTTTTACTACCATCATTTGTATTGTACTACAGCTATGTGGTGATTCTGAACTATATTGATGTTTAGAATAAATACCAACTGTATGGTTGATTGCCAGAAGTAAGGGGGGAGTCAACGAAAAGTCGTCTTCTAGTAGTTATCAGGCAGTGtgcgttcatgtgttttggagGCGTACCTTTAACGTACCTGTTAGAAGTGTAGCCTGGTCGCTTTTtgcaggattaccaaccctacctttaatTTAGTGTTTCCTAAAAGACGATGTTCCTACCTTTGGTCCGACTTGCAGGATGTTCAGCCGGTGGAGGACGTGCTGGGAGAAAGCCCTGAACATCCCTTCACTGTAGCAGTCTGAGATCTGCCATCAGCACACAACACAGGGTCCATGTCAGTCACACAtgcaatttattttaatgttcaaTTCAAAATATTGTATTACAATAATAGTTTTGTTATACAGTCATTCAAAAAGATTAACAATATCTACTTGGAAGTAAATTTGATCTGACCACACTTGGACTTTGATTGAAAAAAAGTAATACACTGGGAATATGACAATTGTAAATATGTTTCCTTATCTCTCTGGAATGAATATCACATGAGCCCATGCATTACTCAAGTCTGAGAATTTCTCACTGCAGCTGTAAATGTGAgcacatgaatataaacatgacATGTGCACCATGGGCAATCAAGAGCCTCAGCCTGAGTGTGACCTATCAATATTTCACACATCAAGGCAGCAACCACAGGAAAACACATATTTACGTTGTATTGTCTTTATAGTCATCTCCTTGGAATTATCATTTATATGACATGAGCTCTTGCAGAGCTTCTGAATACATCACATTAATATTTGAGCTGaactgcatgtttgtgcattaaTGTATCACCAAATGTgagataaaaaacataaatgcagaCACAAACAAGGCAACGCTGAAAGACTAGGACAGTACAATTCGATCAGATGTATGTTCTGTTAGTGGACACACGCACAAATATACGTGTGGGGTGGTAACTTACGAGAGGTGTGTTGTAAAAGAGACCATATCTCATTCTGGGAAGTAGCGAGAAGAAGGCTTCTTTGAAACACACCTATGGACAAGTGTGAAGAAGGAACGAAGACAGTATTCAGCATGGACCagaaatctgtttgtgtgtgtatatgtcatCATGTAATACTCACATGATAGAATATTGATGGACATTGAATATGTGTCGATGCCTGAtgctaatttttttttcaaggtgTGATTGAACATACTAACTTTGCAGTTTGCCATATATATTCCAACAAGACCATTGTTGCTGTTTGTGGATACAGGCAGCAAACACAATATTTTCTATGACCTAAATTAATGTTCCTGTGTTAACATACCAGAATTATATAATTTagataacattttttttcttaccAGCAATTCAAGATGGTAACTACAAGTTTGCACAAcgtaattttaattttgtgtctTATTTACTCATCTTCATTCtggtgaaaaaaaggaaagataatGGTGCGATTACTTGTGACACCCAAAAAAATATCTACAATATCTAAAGTCCCTGTAGCTTGGCTCACACAGGAATAACTACACCCTGTCACAAGATTTAGTGAAATATAGAGGAAGCATAGTCACAACCAAGAGAACCCTGTGGCTAGAAGCATTTAAGAGTTTTCAACAAAATCCTACTACACTGAGATAGTGATTAAACTCccagacgaggaggagacgTCAACCATATCCTTTTGAAAAGCTTTACCTTTACAGATTACataactaaaatgacagaatctcccaaaaatgaataaaaaggtgCATCTGTTGATGCAacttcctttctctttctcttcctgttgtcTTCTTGACAGACAAATATTGATCTAAATTGTTTCCTAGTTGCCTGCTCTGTCCCTAATGTGGTAACATCAGTGTTGTAGACGTACATGATTGTAAAGCCATGCAGTTCTCAATCACATTaaaagtgaatgtgtttgtgtctatatATTACATTGTTCTACTTCATATTAGTGATTTGACAATAAAGATCTCTGGTTGAATGTTGCTCAATGAAAAATGATGTGAGCCTTTATATGTGGACCTTTTTCTGATTATTGCCTTCAGTGTGATCCAGCTACTGTGAAAGTTTTTCTGTATGTGTCTTTgatattattaaaacacatACTTGAGTATGATTCCTTCAAGGGACCCCCTACAACACGTTATACCTACTCTTTTCGAGTCATAGGTCTTCAGGTGGATGATGTCATAGTCTGAGAAGGCCTTCCACGTTTCCCTGAACAAATCTCCATAACCATAAAAACTCTGAGGAAAGACATAAAAAAGAAGGGAACAAATGCTGTTTAAATTAATGGCACagctaaaaatgaaaaacaaagcaataaaATTAAAACCATCAACAGATGTGAGCAGTGCTTGGAGTCACTTGTCTGTTATCAAACTTTTACTTTACTGAGGCTTAAGTTTTAAACAGAACCTGTAAGCGCACTATTATCCGACAGTCGGATCCTGTTCGGTTTGCAGTCTGTGATGAAAGGTCGctgctctccttctccctgTCAATTCTCCCACCCCCTCTTCTTTtactctctttccttttttctctctaccTCCATGTGTGGTGGGGGAACAATGGGCCGGATAAGGCTGCCCATAAATCATTCTGTTTTTCAACTGGTGGTTCCCCTTGATGTCTTCATCGGGCTCTCATGCCACTGACAAAAACTGTGGACATTGTAAACTTCAGCCAATCTAGTGTTTGGATTTCTTGCGTGGTTACAGTGATCATTTTGGATTCTTGTGTTTTCATATCACAGTAACAtcagacaagagagagaggaagctagAATACATAACTCCTTCTGCCAAAATATTGAAGCGCTTTATGCATCGGCATTTTAAAATCTTGTGTTGTGATTCAAGAACAGACTTTAATGTCCTATAAACTGAGCCCAGCCGGAGgatttaatttgataaatgtAGCTAGAAGACACTATCACCAATCACTAGAGGCAGGCCACATGGAAAACCTACcctcatgttttattttcacacataaataaagatgtgacatgaccatatttaaaatgtgtcttcTTTTGCATCAGTCTGGAAGAGTGACATTAAATGCAACAACAAAGTCAGTTTTTAATGAATAGCAGTAACTTCCAGCTAATATAGCAGGAATGTTCCTCTCAATTTGAACAAATACATCTCATAACAACCCACCGTGTCCCACATGACGATGTTGATATCTGTGCTGAAGGAGTTGTTGATGTGCTGGGAGATGTAGAGGTTGACAAAGTCACAGAAGTGGTGGTACATGTTCACccctgaagaacacacacagtgaaaatagaaaataagtgAACTGGCATCACTCTGTTTCATGCGTACAAACTAAAAGAATAATAAACTAGAGTCAAGCTCTCACTACATTATTACCTCAacagaggaggttgtgttttcatcagtgtttgtttgttagttagtttgttagtattacacaaaaacaacaggagagATTACCCTGAAGCTTGGTGAAGCTTTATAACACCATgctgaagaggagggggggggggatcttcCCTGCATAAGTCTACCTCAGTCTGCCCTCCCCTTCTCTACTcttctctactcttctcatctcattattatataccaaccaactgttcatccctttactggctatagccccatgcacggactttaccaccacatattcttatatatttatatatgtatatatttttgttgttttatatatatatatatatatatatatatatatatatacacatattttattgtactttccacttcAGCAGCAcgagaacacttccctactggacactgacactatcacatcattgcattccattcctgtatctgtaaatatgttctccgtatgtgatttttgtatgtatgtcagtgtggtgtttaagtgttaactgtataagctactggatgatctgaatttccctcgggataaataaagtatccatcatcatcatcatcatcatcatcaacatcagaAGGATGagatatgggtcagggaagaacctatTACATATtgacatatttaggggactcATCTTTTTTTGGCTGTAACATGTTATTACATGCTGAAACGACTGCAGGGAAATCTTCAAGTTTAACATGCACAGGTACGTTTTGGGGTAAGGTTAAAGCTACTTGTTTTGATTGCAGGGCTTAAAACTAAGTCAGGTAAATCTGTGTTATTTACCAGCATCCAGCTTCATAAAGACAGTGGGTTTCTCGATGATGATTTCACAGTGTCCATCCTCTATGGGATGAAAGTCCAGCTCTGTGTATGTCTGAAGCTCAGCATACctacagaaacagcaaataAATGTAGTATCATAGGAAATACTGTAGAAATGCTGCACAGGTGGCAcaatgtggaaataaaaatcattacaaCCCCAAAATATGATTGTTTTCTACTGTGATTTGAATTATGCTCAAGCTCCTATATGTaagatttaaaaatgtctgaCTTTGGTTGTTCAAAAAGTAAACTATATCAGACAGAAATGCAGACTGATGACTCCAGCATTTGCATTGACAAGTGGAATGAAAGCATTAAAAAGGTCAAACTAATTTTCACAGCGATTATAAAATGTTCCTCTGAATATctggaaaaaaatatgtaatatattgtactctatatatatattatgactACAGGCCTATCTCTTGGGACCAAAGATCAGCAGGATGGAGtggattcatttcattttacattGGAATAGCATGGAATATGCTGACTGTGACTACAGTAGAGCATGCTTTACATATCATGTATCAAATCAGTAATGGAAAAGATCATCGAGCcagccaggagtcgaacctggaatcttctgatccgtagtcagacgcgttatccattgcgccactgGCCCTGTTCTCCCTATGAGCCCCACCCCCCAATTTTGGCCCTGGACATGTTCTCATTCCTCTGGGCCACTGCACTAGGAGGCcatgtgtattgttttttttactccctAAGATGTATGATCACAGCAACAAATGTGACTACAGTAGTGTCTGCCTTAGAATTATTTGAATGGCATTACATATATACgagtcacattttatttatatttacttctACTTCTGTAACTCAGTCGtcaagagagtgtgtgtaaccATTGGGAAACATGTCCCTGGTAGTCTAGTGGTTAGGATTtggcgctctcaccgccgcgggttcgattcccggtcagggaactaaacttaTGGCCTGGTTGATGAACCATGAACACATATTCAGCATTCCCAAGAGCTCATATCAAAGGGAGTTGCTGAGAGATGTGTATTCACTCACCAGGACTGCAAGGGGCTCTGGTGCTTTCCCTCAGCAGCGAGTGCTTGCTTGTTCAGTCTGCAGCGACCACCAATCTCCCCCATCTGGATGAAGTCCTCCTTGTACCTGTAGGACAAACGTGAAGAGTTTCAAAACTCTCTCTCATCAGTATTGATGTCAAGCTTTCTTTAAGCTTGTGTCACTTTGAGTTGTACTGACTGACCTCTCATGACTTCTGCGTGGCCTCCGTAAGTCCAGATAAAGGTTAGTTGCCTTACAGAATCTAGTGTGGCTGCTGCATCTTAGTGATGAGTCACCCTGGAAAAATACATTAGGTTAGAAATATGGAAGTAATTGTGAGAGTGGTGTCTGTATCGTTTGAACTGTGTGTGAATCAAACTCCTGTTACACACTGGGTCTCTTTCTACCTGATGTTTCTTCCTGTTTACTCAGTAGGCCCGTGGGAACTAAGGAAATGAGCACACTAACCGGCTTGCTGGCCTTGCAGAGTCTTTTGAGCTCAGAGAGACGTTCTTTGACATAGCCAAAATCAGCCTGCTTCCAGAAAAGCTCCTGGGCTGCCTCCAGTGAACGAGCCCTAACAGATCAGAGATGTACGGACAGATCATCAATGATTCACACTACAAGTGGGTGAAATCACTACCTATGAATAAAAGAGCACTATTATTTGTGATACTTAAGATTACAGAGTATCTGACACTTCACAGGTGACTAAAATGAGAATGTAGAATGTAAATTATGTAAAGTGTGTTGCATTATACAGATGGGAAGAACAAAGTGAGAACATGACGTGTGGAAGACAGTGATGTGAGGAGCGGTACCATCCAGAGTCAGCTATGGTACAGACTGGATAACCGAAGCGCTTCCCTGGATCACAGTTCTTCTCATAGCCCCAACAGGCCGACAAATCCAGAGGTGCATCCTGTTgtaacacgtgtgtgtgtgtgtgtgtgtgtgtgagagagagagagaaggagagagagagagaggagagagagagagagagagagagagagagagagagagagagagagagagagagagagagagagagagagagaggggtttaAGTTcattaaaactataaaaaaccAAGTCAATGTATACATAGAAAATAATTGCTCATCAATGTAATGCTCTAATTAAGCTGATGTTGTGGTAACAtagttaaaagtaaaataactttatataatAGTAAGCATCGAAAAACCTGTTTCGCCCAAATACTCTTCTTACTACAACTATAATTGGAATTGTATGATTAACTCAACTGCTCCAATTAGAGTAGAACAAAATGCTCGGACTGACCTATTTAAAGAAGTTAGAGGGACAAAAAATAATCCTGATGTGTAACAAATGAGTAAAGTCTGAGGAGGCTCAGACATCTGTCAGTCTATGAGGCATCGGTGACACCACAAAAGAAAGAGCTGGGACCATCATTTGAGTCTTCTAGCTCGCTACAGGAGAGCAGTGTGCACATCTTTATACAGAAATTAAATCATTTGAaaatgagtaaataatgagCCAGCTGACAAAAGATGTGACACAACAATATCCAACAATACAGTAAGTGCATGTGGTTATTGTTGTAatcatattgttaaaaaaacagtCAATGATAATATATACGACCAGTGAAGCACTCACAAAGTCCATAACTTACTTTAAAAGGGCAGAGTGGGTCCAGACGACACTGCTTGGCGACCCTCTTGTTGTTGTAGAGGAAGTAAGGTATGTGCTCTGGCGGCAGGGAGATCCTGCTGTAGTTGAGGAGCGGTGCTGGTGGTTCGTGGTGTGTGTCCGCAGCCTCCTCAGTGGGGACCACAGCTTGAGAAAATATTGTTCCCAGCGCCACCAATAGCAGCATAGTCGGaattacacaaacatgtgagACGGCCGCCTGGCTTCAAAGCCCTCTGTGAAAAAAGAAGAGACGGACAAGGACTCAGACTTGCACTGTGTGATCTTGGGAGAGAGCCTAACACAACAGTATACAAAGCGTGTGTGTACAAGCTTAAGTGTGGGAATGTAGCTCCAGGCGGATCTGGGGTCCACAGAAGGAAAGGTCCTGTTGCAGGAAGTCTTACTGaccattttttttacaactgtTGTCTGAACAATCAGAACTGAGACTGGAGGGGCAGCATGAAAACTCCTGGTTGgtgataatgtgacatttagatTTCCAGACCAGTGTTTATACAACACTTATATTTCCAGGACCCAAGTCTCAAGCATTTATCTTCTGAACAAACCattgatttaaatatatttttagctCCTAAAATCACAGATGGATCAAACGTGGGACCTCCACCGAGGAAGTTACGTTACCACCCCTGTTGGTGTGTTATTCTCTTTGTTTGTACACAGCATTACGCAAAAAGCACTGATCAGATTACCACAAAGCTTAAAGGAGGGATGTGTTATGCGTTAGAGAAGAACCCTACAGTCTATGGGAAGAACATGGATTAAGGGGCAGATCAAGGATACttcttttcaatttctttaTCATTCATGGAACAGGAAGGGAATGGAGACTGGTGATGCTGGATTTAGAGAAATTAGTTAACAGTGTATTCTGCAGCTCTGGTGACACTATGAGTTGAAGGATAAAGTCTGGGCCAGTcattaataacacattttcacaaagttaAATTCAGATAAGAAATTGACATGTTCATTATACTTTAAACATAGACACGCTTTCCACTATGGTACACActttttcttctaatcaatgttgtgaACACTGTTATTGTATCTCAGTTACACATGGTATCTAGTGCACTtctgtggctctctgaggtttctaagATATTCCCCCTGTTAATAAGGTAGGTTTTTGTAATTCTTATTGAGGGTTAGGGGCAGAGGATTGGTGAGTTCAGTAACAGTAAACTTTGTGTCTGTAAAACGACGTCTCGCTTCATCAGTGATATCTCATGGAACAGCTCAAGCACACGATGATGTACTGAGGAGCTTCACAAACTCTTAGCGCATCAGTAGACAATCAGAGTAAACAAGTTCCCTGACGTTTTATCCATGTGTTTTCGTCCTCCATGTGAGAAGCATACTTTATTGTAGCTAGCTAATTAGCCTGAGTGTCCTGAGCTAGCTGGAAGCCAGTTAGTTGAAGTTGAACGCGGTCAGTGAGTGGACAAACTAATGTTAATACTGATTCTAAGAGGCAGTAACAACGCATTACTTACTATTTTCTATTTCGAGAAGTGGAAGAAAACGACGCTTGTTTCGCAGCTGACGTGTGAGAAACTCGTGTGTTTGCTAACGTGTCGCGTCGGTTCTTCACAAAACCGACGTGAAGCAGAATAACTGGACCAAGAAACAACCTTTAGCATGTTGACAGTATACAAGTGTTTGCTGTCAGTGTGAGTGAGGGACGTTTTACCTAAGcacacagcctcctcctcctcctcctcttcctcctcctcctcctcctcctactgctgctgcttctctcctcaCTGAAGCGTCTGTGGTGCCGGTGGTCGCCATGACACCGGAAACCTTATACAGGCCTGCAGTGTGCAGACCCCACCACAGGGAGGCGCTGTCTACCACACTTTTCTCTGTAGACTGCACTGAATCCTCAGCCCATCTTCTACTGATcactttataataaatgtttaatatagAAACAAATCTACAGCAGGAACATGAGACAAAACtttaagaaatgtaaaaatacaccATTAAAAAGTTCAACGTCTCATACAATCCGATCCCAAATGTGATCAACCAAATGCCTGTGTGGGTTACACCCTGTTCCTTCACTATTTTAGAATGATAATACGTTATATAGTTCATATCTCATggataaaatgtaaaacaaaatattatttttttcaacatttatctATCATATAGATTAAACAAGTAACACACCTCCTTCAGTCCATCCATGAGTTTTCATTAAATAACTCCTTTAGTCTTCTACATAGCCTCTATTGATAGTTTATGattaacatttcaaaaaaaaatatttcagctgtgttatattgtttgtgttgtttttcaaaagaaaattccaggaaCTTAATTTCCTCTACTGCCTCTATCCACTTTTCTTGACTGGGGTGGCCCACCTTATCTTCTGGTGATTGCTTTCTTAATAGCTATCAGCCACAATTTAAAAGCCATCCCTTATTCAGAAAACTTTTAATGTGTGATTtaacacaaatcaaataaagaatGACAGTTACATTTCACAGcccaaataaatgtttattcatttacatatttatataatttaaaatccACTTTCCAGGTTTTCGATCAGACTACTCTCAGGTCTAAACCACATTTGTGATTT
This region includes:
- the eogt gene encoding EGF domain-specific O-linked N-acetylglucosamine transferase; amino-acid sequence: MLLLVALGTIFSQAVVPTEEAADTHHEPPAPLLNYSRISLPPEHIPYFLYNNKRVAKQCRLDPLCPFKDAPLDLSACWGYEKNCDPGKRFGYPVCTIADSGWARSLEAAQELFWKQADFGYVKERLSELKRLCKASKPGDSSLRCSSHTRFCKATNLYLDLRRPRRSHERYKEDFIQMGEIGGRCRLNKQALAAEGKHQSPLQSWYAELQTYTELDFHPIEDGHCEIIIEKPTVFMKLDAGVNMYHHFCDFVNLYISQHINNSFSTDINIVMWDTSFYGYGDLFRETWKAFSDYDIIHLKTYDSKRVCFKEAFFSLLPRMRYGLFYNTPLISDCYSEGMFRAFSQHVLHRLNILQVGPKEGRVRVTLLARSTEYRRILNQVELVNALKTVPLLQVNVVDYKYKDVPFLEQLRITHNSDIFIGMHGAGLTHLLFLPDWAVIFELYNCQDESCYRDLARLRGIRYVTWQKMDKVVPQDKGHHPTLGDHPKFTNYSFDVGEFMRLVLEEADLITQHPKWPRRALHDEL